In Cupriavidus basilensis, the following proteins share a genomic window:
- a CDS encoding IclR family transcriptional regulator domain-containing protein produces the protein MPRPARSARSEDHMADAGGEEKAQRGIQSVEVAGRFLRALADVRAPMALADLAASVQIAPAQAHTYLVSLVRLGLIKRDHLSGRYEPGPLALQLGMLYLDHDPAYRAAVPLVAALAGSCGFSVAICAAGPQGPTIVRYAHAGSPLHVNLHVGTVMSLSATATGRVFCAFLPPGQWQAIWAQQHAGDTPAVDATAFAADLAAIRERGIERSIDAPSPAVSSLCVPVLDASGRLRLALTVVGSTGAIDVGWRGPVAVALLDTAAAIRDAIAATTEAE, from the coding sequence ATGCCACGACCAGCACGATCAGCGCGATCCGAGGACCACATGGCGGACGCCGGCGGCGAGGAGAAGGCGCAGCGCGGCATCCAGAGCGTGGAAGTCGCCGGCCGCTTCCTGCGCGCGCTGGCCGACGTCCGTGCGCCGATGGCCCTGGCCGATCTTGCGGCCAGCGTGCAGATTGCGCCCGCGCAAGCACACACTTACCTGGTCAGCCTGGTGCGGCTTGGCCTGATCAAGCGCGACCACCTGTCCGGGCGCTACGAGCCAGGCCCGCTGGCGCTGCAGCTCGGCATGCTGTATCTGGATCACGATCCGGCCTACCGGGCGGCGGTGCCGCTGGTGGCCGCGCTGGCTGGCTCGTGCGGGTTCAGCGTGGCGATCTGCGCCGCCGGCCCGCAGGGCCCCACCATCGTGCGCTATGCGCACGCGGGCTCGCCCTTGCACGTGAACCTGCACGTTGGCACGGTGATGTCGCTGTCGGCAACGGCGACCGGCCGCGTGTTCTGCGCGTTTCTTCCGCCCGGCCAGTGGCAGGCGATCTGGGCGCAACAGCACGCGGGCGACACGCCCGCCGTGGACGCCACCGCGTTCGCTGCGGATCTCGCCGCCATCCGCGAGCGTGGCATCGAGCGCAGCATCGACGCGCCGAGCCCTGCCGTCAGCAGCCTGTGCGTGCCGGTGCTGGACGCCAGCGGGCGGCTGCGCCTGGCGCTGACCGTGGTGGGATCGACCGGCGCCATCGATGTGGGCTGGCGTGGCCCCGTGGCGGTCGCATTGCTAGACACCGCCGCCGCCATCCGTGACGCGATCGCCGCCACTACCGAAGCCGAATGA